The following are encoded together in the Bradyrhizobium genosp. L genome:
- the rsfS gene encoding ribosome silencing factor, with protein MKAEETVTIDLRGKSAFSDYMIVTSGRANRHVGAIADNVTKGLKETGIKNIHVEGVPNCDWVVIDSGDVIVHVFRPEVREFYNLERLWAQNPAIAAV; from the coding sequence ATGAAGGCGGAAGAGACGGTCACCATCGACCTTCGCGGCAAATCTGCATTTTCCGATTACATGATCGTCACCTCCGGCCGGGCCAACCGGCACGTCGGTGCGATCGCGGATAATGTGACGAAGGGCCTGAAGGAAACCGGCATCAAGAACATCCATGTCGAGGGCGTGCCCAACTGCGACTGGGTGGTGATCGATTCCGGCGATGTGATCGTGCACGTGTTCAGACCCGAGGTGCGCGAGTTCTACAACCTCGAACGGTTGTGGGCTCAGAACCCGGCGATCGCGGCGGTCTAA
- a CDS encoding GNAT family N-acetyltransferase: MLQDIPTPTLREARACVLETERLTLRKPTLADVKAIARLANDRRIAENTRRLPHPYTQDDAVDFVRALADGGRETVFLIENNHTPIGMVGIDWREEAAPELGYWLGVDHWCRGFGTEAARAVIDYFFEEFDLDQLISGARVANPSSRNILEKCGFQWSGVQLHRFEALGSSTPVDCFRLSRSVWASLKSWNNSTRRNA; the protein is encoded by the coding sequence ATGTTGCAGGACATCCCGACGCCGACCTTGCGCGAAGCAAGAGCTTGCGTCCTCGAGACCGAACGGCTGACACTGCGCAAGCCGACGCTCGCGGACGTAAAAGCAATTGCCCGTCTCGCCAATGATCGCCGCATCGCGGAGAACACCCGCCGCCTGCCGCATCCCTATACCCAGGACGACGCCGTCGATTTCGTGCGCGCGCTCGCAGACGGCGGACGCGAGACCGTCTTCCTGATCGAGAACAATCACACGCCGATCGGCATGGTCGGCATCGACTGGCGCGAGGAGGCCGCGCCGGAGCTCGGCTACTGGCTCGGCGTCGACCATTGGTGCCGGGGCTTCGGCACCGAGGCCGCGCGCGCGGTGATCGACTATTTCTTCGAGGAGTTCGACCTCGACCAGCTGATCTCCGGCGCCCGCGTCGCCAACCCGTCGTCGCGCAACATCCTGGAGAAATGCGGCTTCCAGTGGAGCGGCGTGCAACTGCACCGCTTCGAGGCGCTGGGCTCGTCGACCCCGGTCGACTGCTTCCGCCTGTCGCGCAGCGTGTGGGCCTCGCTGAAGAGCTGGAATAATTCGACGCGAAGGAACGCCTGA
- the proB gene encoding glutamate 5-kinase produces the protein MKRPALKNFRRIVVKVGSSLLVDSQAGEVRAAWLAALVDDIAKLHKDGGEVMVVSSGSIALGRSRLKLPRGPLKLEESQAAAAVGQIALARIWSEVLGHHGIGAGQILVTLQDTEERRRYLNARSTIAKLLEWRAVPVINENDTVATNEIRYGDNDRLAARVATMASADLLILLSDIDGLYTAPPSANPDAKLIPIVESVTSEIEAMAGAAESELSRGGMYTKIEAAKIATTAGTHMLIASGKIEHPLAAIAAGGRCTWFLTPANPVTARKRWIAGSLEPKGTLTIDAGAVAALRAGKSLLPAGVIRVDGDFARGDAVVVRGPDTHEIGRGLVAYDAENAEKIKGRSSPDVMAILGTSGRSEMIHRDDLVIGPAGAIPAK, from the coding sequence ATGAAACGCCCCGCGCTCAAGAATTTTCGCCGCATCGTCGTCAAGGTCGGCTCTTCGCTGCTGGTCGATTCGCAGGCCGGCGAGGTGCGCGCGGCCTGGCTCGCAGCGCTGGTCGATGACATCGCCAAGCTGCACAAGGACGGCGGCGAAGTCATGGTGGTGTCGTCGGGCTCGATCGCGCTCGGCCGCAGCCGCCTGAAATTGCCGCGCGGGCCGCTGAAGCTCGAGGAGAGCCAGGCTGCAGCCGCCGTCGGGCAGATTGCGCTGGCGCGGATCTGGTCGGAGGTGCTCGGCCATCACGGCATCGGTGCCGGGCAGATCCTGGTGACCTTGCAGGACACCGAGGAACGCCGCCGCTATCTCAATGCGCGGTCGACCATCGCAAAACTGCTGGAATGGCGCGCGGTGCCCGTCATCAACGAGAACGACACCGTCGCCACCAACGAGATCCGCTACGGCGACAATGACCGTCTCGCCGCCCGCGTCGCCACCATGGCCAGCGCGGACTTGCTGATCCTGCTGTCCGACATCGACGGCCTCTACACCGCGCCGCCTTCAGCTAATCCAGACGCCAAGCTGATCCCGATCGTCGAAAGCGTCACGTCCGAGATCGAGGCGATGGCGGGTGCGGCCGAATCCGAGCTGTCGCGTGGCGGCATGTACACCAAGATCGAGGCCGCCAAGATCGCGACCACCGCCGGCACCCACATGCTGATCGCCTCCGGCAAGATCGAGCATCCGTTGGCCGCGATCGCCGCCGGTGGGCGCTGCACCTGGTTCCTGACGCCGGCCAACCCCGTCACCGCGCGAAAGCGCTGGATCGCGGGCTCGCTGGAGCCGAAGGGCACACTGACCATCGATGCCGGCGCGGTGGCTGCGCTGCGCGCCGGCAAGAGCCTGCTGCCGGCCGGCGTGATCCGGGTCGACGGCGACTTCGCCCGCGGCGATGCCGTGGTGGTGCGCGGCCCCGACACCCATGAGATCGGCCGCGGCCTCGTCGCCTACGACGCCGAGAACGCCGAGAAGATCAAGGGCCGCTCCTCGCCGGACGTGATGGCCATTCTGGGCACCAGCGGCCGCTCCGAGATGATCCACCGCGACGACCTGGTGATCGGCCCCGCCGGGGCGATCCCGGCCAAATAG
- the rplU gene encoding 50S ribosomal protein L21, giving the protein MFAVIKTGGRQYRVVPNDVLEIGKIAGDVGTIVQLGEVLVLGGDTPVLGTPTVAGATVAAEVLQHKRGAKVIAFKKRRRKNSRRKRGYRDELTVLRITEILADNAKPTIGPRPKKAKVEAPAEAAE; this is encoded by the coding sequence ATGTTCGCAGTCATCAAAACCGGCGGCCGGCAATACCGCGTCGTTCCGAATGATGTACTCGAGATTGGCAAGATCGCCGGCGATGTCGGCACGATCGTGCAGCTAGGCGAAGTTCTGGTGCTCGGCGGTGACACGCCGGTGCTGGGAACGCCCACCGTGGCAGGCGCCACCGTTGCAGCCGAAGTGCTGCAGCACAAGCGCGGCGCCAAGGTGATCGCGTTCAAGAAGCGTCGCCGCAAGAATTCACGCCGCAAGCGCGGCTATCGCGACGAGCTCACGGTGCTTCGCATCACCGAGATCCTCGCCGATAACGCCAAGCCGACCATCGGCCCGCGGCCGAAGAAGGCAAAGGTCGAAGCGCCGGCGGAGGCAGCCGAGTAA
- a CDS encoding S41 family peptidase, which yields MMRKTSVILLSAATGAALTLFITQPRAVLMGSSARAATSDTYRQLNLFGDVFERVRSDYVEKPDDSKLVESAISGMLSGLDPHSSYMDAKSFRDMQVQTRGEFGGLGIEVTMEDGLIKVVSPIDDTPASKAGIMANDIITNLDDEAVQGLTLNQAVEKMRGPVNTKIKLKIIRKGQDNPIDVTLVRDNIRVRSVRARVEADDIAYIRITTFNEQTTEGLKKEVANLQGQIGDKLKGYVIDLRNNPGGLLEEAVTVSDSFLERGEIVSTRGRNAEETQRRAAHPGDLTKGKPVIVLINGGSASASEIVAGALQDHKRATLVGTRSFGKGSVQTIIPLGSGNGALRLTTARYYTPSGKSIQAKGIVPDIEVLQDVPEELKARTDTKGEASLRGHLKNDGDEKTGSQSYVPPDAKDDKALKMADDLLHGIKSTSNATPPAPAAAPADKAAADKPADKSNN from the coding sequence ATGATGCGCAAGACTTCGGTAATTCTCCTCAGCGCCGCCACCGGCGCGGCACTGACGCTGTTCATCACGCAGCCCCGCGCGGTGCTGATGGGATCGAGCGCGCGCGCCGCGACGTCTGACACCTACCGCCAGCTCAATCTGTTCGGCGACGTGTTCGAGCGTGTGCGCAGCGACTATGTCGAGAAGCCCGACGATTCCAAACTGGTCGAATCCGCGATCTCGGGCATGCTGTCCGGCCTCGATCCGCACTCGAGCTACATGGATGCCAAGAGCTTCCGCGACATGCAGGTGCAGACCCGCGGCGAGTTCGGCGGCCTCGGCATCGAGGTCACGATGGAAGACGGCCTGATCAAGGTGGTCTCCCCGATCGACGACACCCCGGCCTCGAAGGCCGGCATCATGGCCAACGACATCATCACCAATCTCGACGACGAGGCGGTGCAGGGCCTGACCCTGAACCAGGCGGTCGAGAAGATGCGCGGCCCGGTCAACACCAAGATCAAGCTCAAGATCATCCGCAAGGGCCAGGACAATCCGATCGACGTCACGCTGGTGCGCGACAACATCCGCGTCCGCTCGGTGCGCGCGCGCGTCGAGGCCGACGACATCGCCTATATCCGCATCACCACCTTCAACGAGCAGACCACCGAAGGCCTGAAGAAGGAAGTCGCCAATCTGCAGGGCCAGATCGGCGACAAGCTGAAGGGCTACGTCATCGATCTCCGCAACAACCCCGGCGGCCTGCTCGAAGAAGCGGTCACGGTGTCCGACAGCTTCCTGGAGCGCGGCGAGATCGTCTCGACCCGCGGCCGCAATGCCGAGGAAACGCAGCGCCGCGCCGCCCATCCGGGCGATTTGACCAAGGGCAAGCCGGTGATCGTGCTGATCAACGGCGGCTCAGCCTCGGCTTCCGAGATCGTCGCCGGCGCGCTGCAGGACCACAAGCGCGCGACCTTGGTCGGCACCCGCTCGTTCGGCAAGGGCTCGGTGCAGACCATCATCCCGCTCGGCTCCGGCAACGGCGCGCTGCGCCTGACCACCGCGCGCTATTACACGCCGTCGGGCAAGTCGATCCAGGCCAAGGGCATCGTGCCCGACATCGAGGTGCTGCAGGACGTGCCGGAAGAGCTCAAGGCGCGCACCGACACCAAGGGCGAGGCCTCGCTGCGCGGCCATTTGAAGAATGACGGCGACGAGAAGACCGGCTCGCAGTCCTACGTGCCGCCGGACGCCAAGGATGACAAGGCGCTGAAGATGGCCGACGACCTCCTGCACGGCATCAAGTCGACCTCGAACGCGACGCCGCCGGCACCGGCTGCCGCACCCGCCGACAAGGCGGCGGCCGACAAGCCGGCCGACAAATCCAACAACTGA
- a CDS encoding MaoC family dehydratase encodes MTEFDPTQHRMVPAQRWFEDFVLGERFVIPSRTQTSAVFAAFQTASGDTHPIHYDVEYCRARGMPDLLAHGFQTLVHTAPGAGLFPYVVEESLIGFLEQSCKFLKPVYAGDTIYPALEVIELAPGRTTGVVTLRSTVHNQRRELVLEGTQKFLVRRRPA; translated from the coding sequence ATGACCGAGTTCGACCCGACCCAACACCGCATGGTCCCCGCGCAACGGTGGTTCGAGGATTTCGTGCTCGGCGAGCGTTTTGTCATTCCGAGCCGGACCCAGACCTCGGCCGTATTCGCGGCGTTCCAGACCGCGAGCGGCGATACCCATCCGATCCACTACGACGTCGAATATTGCCGTGCCCGCGGCATGCCGGACCTGCTCGCGCATGGCTTCCAGACCTTGGTGCACACCGCGCCGGGCGCGGGATTGTTTCCCTATGTCGTGGAGGAATCGCTGATCGGCTTCCTCGAGCAATCCTGCAAGTTCCTCAAACCGGTCTACGCCGGCGACACCATCTATCCCGCGCTGGAGGTGATCGAGCTCGCCCCGGGGCGGACCACCGGCGTGGTGACGCTGCGTTCGACCGTGCACAACCAGCGCCGCGAGCTGGTGCTGGAGGGGACGCAGAAGTTTCTGGTGCGGCGGCGGCCAGCTTGA
- a CDS encoding DMT family transporter — protein sequence MSLFAKLSSYDDRSARLAGIGLMLLSIFMFSFGDAMGKFIVATYSVGQLLWLRACAALLVLLPMVWKRRADFLHLERPWLQLLRVTLSTLEVAAFFLATVYLPLADVITYYLAGPIFVTAMSGLVLGEHVGWRRWTAILIGFCGVLIALRPSAQTISWPAMIALGGSLSFAVLMLITRSLRETPDIVLASSQFVGTFILGAVLSPIGWVTPSAGSLVLFFAAGIISVAALLCVNRSLKLAPASVVVPYQYSMIVWAVIFGLVVFGDVPSWATIVGAAIIIAAGLYIFLREQQLGRADSAVNPPA from the coding sequence ATGAGCCTGTTCGCAAAACTGTCCTCCTACGACGATCGATCGGCGCGGCTCGCCGGCATCGGGCTGATGCTGCTGTCGATCTTCATGTTCTCGTTCGGCGATGCGATGGGCAAATTCATCGTCGCGACCTATTCGGTCGGGCAATTGCTCTGGCTGCGCGCCTGCGCGGCGCTGCTCGTGCTGCTGCCGATGGTGTGGAAGCGGCGGGCGGACTTCCTGCATCTGGAGCGACCCTGGCTGCAATTGCTGCGGGTGACGCTGTCGACATTGGAGGTTGCGGCGTTCTTCCTGGCGACCGTCTACCTGCCGCTCGCCGACGTCATCACCTACTATTTGGCCGGGCCGATCTTCGTCACCGCAATGTCCGGCCTGGTGCTGGGCGAGCATGTCGGCTGGCGGCGCTGGACTGCGATCCTGATCGGCTTCTGCGGGGTGCTGATCGCGCTGCGGCCGTCGGCGCAGACCATCAGCTGGCCGGCGATGATCGCGCTCGGCGGCAGCCTGTCGTTTGCGGTGCTGATGCTGATCACCCGTTCACTGCGCGAGACACCCGATATCGTGCTGGCATCATCGCAGTTCGTCGGCACCTTCATCCTCGGCGCCGTGCTGTCGCCGATCGGCTGGGTAACGCCATCGGCCGGCAGCCTCGTGCTGTTCTTCGCCGCCGGCATCATCTCGGTGGCGGCGTTGCTCTGCGTCAATCGCTCGCTTAAGCTCGCGCCGGCGAGCGTCGTGGTGCCCTATCAATATTCGATGATCGTCTGGGCGGTGATCTTCGGCCTCGTGGTGTTCGGCGACGTGCCGTCCTGGGCCACGATCGTCGGCGCCGCGATCATCATCGCGGCCGGTCTCTACATTTTCCTGCGCGAGCAGCAGCTCGGGCGCGCGGACAGCGCGGTGAACCCACCGGCGTAA
- a CDS encoding murein hydrolase activator EnvC family protein has protein sequence MQYRRDKLIHSGAARRRWLPASLPLSIVLLAASPQPARPQATSPTQQAAPPTQPAAPPAQQAAVAPTSPDAIKQREQELEAAREEQRKATELQEKLKADIAAIGQDRSKLNQQLIDIAGQVRGVETRIADAETRLQPLDGREREIRATLDSRRAEVIEVLAALQRAGRRTPPALLVRPEDALQSLRTAMLLGAVVPELRGRAEKLAADLGELVAVRKTISTERDALGHDRDKLTEDQTRLAALVDERQRQQAAAEKDMAAEGARAITLSKQVTDLQSLIAKMEQDLKSAAKAAATASLQGAPAPVNGKPNLGALKDPARLSPAVAFASAKGLFSFPVNGSKIRDFGGSDGAGGVQKGISLATKAGAQVTTPCDGWVVYAGPFRSYGQLLILNAGGGYHVLIAGMERISVNIGQFVLTGEPVATMGSTSQVASILATNASQPVLYVEFRKDGTPIDPGPWWAANEGEKVRG, from the coding sequence ATGCAGTACAGGCGGGACAAGCTCATTCATTCCGGCGCCGCGCGTCGCCGTTGGCTGCCGGCCTCGTTGCCGCTGTCGATCGTGCTGCTCGCCGCGTCTCCACAGCCCGCACGTCCCCAGGCAACGTCACCGACGCAACAAGCCGCGCCGCCGACACAACCGGCTGCACCGCCCGCACAACAGGCCGCGGTGGCGCCGACATCGCCCGACGCCATCAAGCAGCGCGAGCAGGAGCTCGAGGCCGCCCGCGAGGAGCAGCGCAAGGCGACCGAGCTGCAGGAAAAGCTGAAAGCCGACATCGCGGCGATCGGCCAGGACCGCAGCAAGCTCAATCAGCAGCTGATCGACATCGCGGGCCAGGTGCGCGGCGTCGAAACGCGGATCGCCGATGCCGAGACGCGGCTGCAGCCGCTCGACGGCCGCGAGCGCGAGATCCGCGCCACCCTCGACTCACGCCGCGCCGAAGTGATCGAGGTGCTGGCCGCGCTGCAGCGCGCCGGACGACGCACGCCGCCGGCGCTGTTGGTGCGGCCCGAGGATGCGCTGCAATCGCTGCGCACCGCGATGCTGCTCGGCGCCGTGGTGCCTGAGTTGCGCGGCCGCGCGGAAAAACTTGCGGCCGACCTCGGCGAACTGGTTGCGGTCCGCAAGACCATCTCGACCGAACGCGACGCGCTGGGCCACGACCGCGATAAGTTGACGGAAGACCAGACCCGGCTCGCGGCGTTGGTCGACGAGCGGCAACGGCAGCAGGCCGCCGCCGAAAAGGACATGGCGGCGGAAGGCGCGCGCGCCATCACGCTGTCGAAGCAGGTCACCGACCTCCAGAGCCTGATCGCCAAGATGGAGCAAGACCTCAAGAGCGCCGCCAAGGCAGCGGCCACGGCGAGCCTCCAGGGCGCGCCCGCCCCCGTGAACGGCAAGCCGAATCTGGGGGCTCTCAAGGATCCGGCCCGGTTGAGCCCGGCGGTCGCCTTCGCTTCGGCGAAGGGCCTGTTCTCGTTTCCCGTGAACGGCAGCAAGATTCGCGATTTCGGCGGTTCCGACGGCGCGGGTGGCGTCCAAAAAGGCATTTCCTTGGCAACCAAGGCCGGCGCGCAGGTCACAACCCCGTGTGACGGCTGGGTTGTTTACGCTGGTCCATTCCGCTCTTACGGACAACTCTTGATCCTCAATGCCGGGGGCGGGTATCATGTCCTGATCGCCGGGATGGAGCGCATTTCTGTCAACATCGGCCAGTTTGTGCTAACGGGGGAGCCGGTCGCGACCATGGGGTCGACCTCCCAGGTCGCATCCATTCTCGCAACCAATGCGAGCCAGCCAGTGCTCTATGTCGAGTTCCGGAAAGACGGCACTCCAATCGATCCAGGTCCATGGTGGGCCGCAAATGAAGGCGAAAAGGTTCGCGGATGA
- the rpmA gene encoding 50S ribosomal protein L27, with protein sequence MAHKKAGGSSRNGRDSKGKRLGVKAFGGELVIPGNIIARQRGTTWHPGLNVGMGTDHTIFAKVEGHVEFRAKANGRTFISVIPVAEAAE encoded by the coding sequence ATGGCTCACAAAAAAGCAGGCGGTTCATCGCGCAACGGACGTGATTCCAAAGGCAAGCGCCTTGGCGTCAAGGCGTTCGGCGGCGAGCTCGTCATTCCTGGAAACATTATCGCGCGTCAGCGCGGTACCACCTGGCATCCCGGCCTTAATGTCGGCATGGGCACCGACCATACTATCTTCGCGAAGGTAGAGGGTCATGTCGAGTTTCGTGCCAAGGCCAACGGCCGCACTTTCATCTCGGTCATTCCGGTGGCAGAGGCGGCCGAGTAG
- a CDS encoding glutamate-5-semialdehyde dehydrogenase — MTAPLKAIDGNADLSALMTDLAAKARAAARVLALAPPEQKNRALAAIERAIREHSAAILAANAEDVAEARTGGMTAAFVDRLTLTPARVDGMADGVATVREIIDPVGAVTESWQRPNGMTIERVRVPLGVIGVIFESRPNVAADAGVLCLKSGNAVILRGGSDSFRSCRAIHDCLVQGLREAGLPEAAITLVPTRDRAAVGLMLTGLNGGIDVIVPRGGKSLVARVEAEARVPVFAHLEGVNHIYVDASARLDMAKAVVLNAKMRRPGVCGAVETLLVDRKAAATKLKPLVELLIDAGCEVRGDDIVQGADARVKPASDEDWNTEYEDAIISAKIVDGLDAAIAHIQNHGSHHTDAIVTEDAAAAEKFLNEVDSAIVLHNASTQFADGGEFGFGAEIGIATGKFHARGPVGAEQLTSFKYRVRGTGQTRP, encoded by the coding sequence ATGACCGCGCCCCTGAAGGCGATCGACGGCAACGCCGATCTCTCCGCCCTGATGACCGACCTCGCCGCGAAAGCGCGTGCCGCCGCGCGCGTGCTGGCGTTGGCGCCGCCGGAGCAGAAGAACCGGGCGCTGGCGGCGATCGAGCGCGCGATCCGTGAGCATTCGGCGGCAATTCTCGCCGCCAATGCCGAGGATGTCGCGGAGGCACGGACCGGCGGCATGACCGCCGCCTTCGTCGACCGCCTGACACTGACGCCGGCGCGCGTCGACGGCATGGCCGACGGCGTCGCGACCGTGCGCGAGATCATCGATCCGGTCGGTGCCGTCACCGAAAGCTGGCAGCGGCCGAACGGCATGACCATCGAGCGCGTCCGCGTGCCGCTCGGCGTGATCGGCGTGATCTTCGAAAGCCGCCCCAACGTTGCCGCCGACGCCGGCGTGCTGTGCCTGAAGTCCGGCAACGCCGTCATCCTGCGCGGCGGCTCCGACAGTTTCCGCTCCTGCCGCGCGATCCATGATTGCCTGGTGCAAGGCCTGCGTGAAGCCGGCCTGCCCGAGGCCGCGATCACCCTGGTGCCGACCCGTGACCGCGCGGCCGTCGGCCTGATGCTGACGGGATTGAACGGTGGCATCGACGTGATCGTGCCGCGCGGCGGCAAGAGCCTGGTCGCACGCGTCGAGGCGGAGGCACGCGTCCCGGTGTTCGCGCATCTCGAGGGCGTCAACCACATTTATGTCGATGCCAGCGCCAGGCTCGATATGGCCAAGGCGGTTGTGCTGAACGCCAAGATGCGTCGCCCCGGCGTCTGCGGTGCGGTCGAGACCCTGCTGGTCGATCGCAAGGCTGCTGCGACGAAGCTGAAACCGCTGGTCGAGCTGTTGATCGATGCCGGTTGCGAGGTGCGCGGCGACGATATCGTGCAAGGAGCCGATGCCAGGGTGAAGCCCGCGTCCGACGAGGACTGGAATACCGAATATGAGGACGCGATCATCTCGGCAAAGATCGTCGACGGCCTCGATGCGGCGATTGCGCATATCCAAAATCACGGCTCGCATCACACCGATGCGATCGTGACGGAGGATGCCGCTGCCGCGGAGAAATTCCTCAACGAGGTCGATTCGGCGATCGTGCTGCACAATGCCTCGACGCAATTCGCCGACGGCGGCGAGTTCGGCTTCGGCGCCGAGATCGGAATTGCCACCGGCAAATTCCACGCCCGCGGTCCGGTCGGCGCCGAGCAGCTGACGAGCTTCAAGTACCGCGTCCGCGGCACCGGGCAGACGCGGCCGTGA
- the obgE gene encoding GTPase ObgE, with protein MKFLDEAKVYIRSGDGGNGCVAFRREKFIEFGGPSGGNGGRGGDVIIEAVDGLNTLIDYRYQQHFKAPKGTNGMGKDRHGANGKPIVLKVPVGTQVFDEDRETLLHDFTTLGEKFVLAEGGNGGFGNAHFKSSTNRTPRNANPGQTGEERWIWLHLKLIADAGLVGLPNAGKSTFLSVVSAAKPKIADYPFTTLHPQLGVVNVGGREFVLADIPGLIEGAHEGVGLGDRFLGHVERCRVLLHLVDATCEHAGKAYKTVRAELDAYEGQLADKIEIVALNKIDAVAPDELKKQKDRLKRAAKKTPLLLSGATGEGVQEALRALVDVIGEAPVSNKAKGHAEPWAEPLPQG; from the coding sequence ATGAAATTCCTCGATGAAGCCAAGGTCTATATTCGCTCGGGCGACGGCGGCAATGGCTGCGTCGCGTTCCGGCGCGAGAAATTCATCGAGTTCGGCGGCCCCTCCGGCGGCAATGGGGGTCGCGGCGGCGATGTCATCATCGAGGCCGTCGACGGACTGAACACGCTGATCGACTATCGCTACCAGCAGCACTTCAAGGCACCGAAGGGCACCAATGGCATGGGCAAGGACCGCCATGGTGCGAACGGCAAGCCGATCGTGCTGAAGGTGCCCGTCGGCACCCAGGTGTTCGACGAGGATCGCGAGACGCTGCTGCACGACTTCACCACGCTCGGCGAGAAGTTCGTGCTGGCCGAAGGCGGCAATGGCGGCTTCGGCAATGCGCATTTCAAATCCTCCACCAACCGCACGCCGCGCAACGCCAATCCCGGTCAGACCGGCGAAGAACGCTGGATCTGGCTGCACCTGAAGCTGATCGCCGATGCGGGTCTGGTCGGCCTGCCCAACGCCGGCAAATCGACCTTCCTGTCGGTCGTCAGTGCGGCCAAGCCGAAGATCGCCGACTATCCCTTCACCACGCTGCATCCGCAGCTCGGCGTGGTGAATGTCGGCGGCCGCGAGTTCGTGCTCGCCGACATCCCCGGCCTGATCGAGGGCGCGCACGAAGGCGTCGGCCTCGGCGATCGCTTCCTCGGCCATGTCGAGCGCTGCCGCGTGCTGCTGCATCTGGTTGACGCGACCTGCGAGCACGCCGGCAAGGCCTACAAGACCGTGCGCGCCGAGCTCGATGCCTATGAGGGCCAGCTCGCCGACAAGATCGAGATCGTCGCGCTGAACAAGATCGACGCTGTTGCGCCCGATGAGCTGAAGAAGCAGAAGGATCGCCTCAAGCGCGCCGCCAAGAAGACACCGCTGTTGCTCTCCGGCGCCACCGGCGAAGGCGTGCAGGAGGCGTTGCGCGCGCTGGTCGATGTGATCGGCGAGGCACCGGTGTCCAACAAGGCCAAGGGCCATGCGGAGCCGTGGGCCGAGCCGTTGCCGCAGGGTTGA
- the rlmH gene encoding 23S rRNA (pseudouridine(1915)-N(3))-methyltransferase RlmH, producing the protein MRLAVTCIGRLKQGPERELAERYRERFDDIGRKLGFRGLDIHEIAESRARDAGARIAEEATAIAAVLPDKYALVALDERGKSVDSASFAQQLGRWRDEGIPSTVFLIGGADGLSPELQRKAQLRIAFGSATWPHQMVRVMLLEQIYRAATILAGHPYHRA; encoded by the coding sequence ATGCGACTTGCTGTAACTTGCATCGGCCGTCTGAAACAGGGCCCGGAACGGGAGCTCGCCGAGCGCTATCGCGAGCGCTTCGACGACATCGGCCGCAAGCTCGGCTTTCGCGGCCTCGATATCCATGAAATCGCGGAAAGCCGTGCGCGCGACGCCGGCGCGCGGATCGCCGAGGAGGCCACGGCGATCGCGGCAGTGCTGCCGGACAAGTACGCACTGGTCGCGCTCGACGAGCGCGGCAAGAGCGTCGACAGCGCAAGCTTTGCCCAGCAGCTCGGCCGCTGGCGCGACGAGGGAATCCCAAGTACTGTCTTCCTGATCGGCGGCGCCGACGGACTTTCGCCCGAATTGCAGCGCAAGGCTCAACTGCGCATTGCATTCGGCTCCGCGACCTGGCCGCATCAAATGGTCCGCGTCATGCTTCTGGAACAGATCTATCGGGCCGCCACCATTCTGGCCGGCCACCCCTATCACCGCGCCTGA
- a CDS encoding nicotinate-nucleotide adenylyltransferase has product MRIGLLGGSFNPPHAAHRAISLYALKRLQLDRVWWLLTPGNPLKNHDGLHALAERADAARRVADDPRIDISCLEAVIGTRYTVDTIIHLRRRVSGVHFVWIMGADNLAQFHRWKDWRRIASDVPIAVIDRPPQSFRALAAPAAQALARYRVPENQATRLADQRAPAWVFLTGMKSNLSSTGLRNPDGSWRTA; this is encoded by the coding sequence ATGCGCATCGGCTTGCTCGGCGGTTCGTTCAATCCGCCGCACGCCGCGCATCGCGCCATCAGCCTGTACGCACTGAAGCGACTGCAGCTCGACCGCGTGTGGTGGCTGCTGACGCCGGGCAATCCGCTGAAGAACCACGACGGCCTGCACGCGCTCGCCGAACGCGCCGATGCTGCGCGGCGCGTGGCCGACGATCCGCGCATCGACATCTCCTGTCTCGAAGCTGTCATTGGCACGCGCTACACTGTCGACACGATCATCCATTTGCGGCGCCGCGTCTCGGGCGTGCACTTTGTCTGGATCATGGGCGCTGACAACCTCGCGCAATTCCATCGCTGGAAAGATTGGCGCCGCATCGCGTCCGATGTGCCGATTGCCGTGATCGACCGACCGCCCCAAAGTTTCCGCGCCCTTGCCGCACCGGCGGCGCAGGCGCTTGCGCGCTACCGCGTGCCCGAAAACCAGGCGACACGGCTGGCCGATCAGCGGGCGCCGGCCTGGGTTTTCCTGACGGGAATGAAATCCAATCTGTCTTCCACCGGGCTTCGGAACCCGGACGGCAGCTGGAGAACGGCGTGA